GTCAACCGCCTCTAGGAGCACCTCGTGAGTGAACCCTTCATCGGCATGCTGATGCTGGTCGGCTTCAACTTCGCGCCCCGCGGATGGGCCTTCTGCAACGGGCAGATCCTCTCGATCGCCCAGAACACCGCCCTGTTCTCCCTGCTCGGCACGCAGTACGGCGGCAACGGGCAGACGACGTTCGCCCTCCCGGACCTCCGGGGCCGGGTGCCGGTGCACCAGGGGCAGGGACCGGGGCTCTCGCCGTACACGATCGGTCAGGTGGGTGGCCAGGAGAGCCACGTGCTGATCGTCTCCGAGATGCCACCCCACAACCACCTGCTCAGCTCGACCAACGCGGCCGCCACGACCAGCCGGCCCAACGGTGCGGTCCCGGCGGCCGGCGGGTCCTACAGCACGACGCCGGACGGCGGCACGATGAACCCGCAGGCCGTGGGCCTCGCCGGCAACGGCCAGCCGCACAACATCATGCAGCCCTACCTCACCCTCAGCTGGGTCATCGCTCTCGAGGGCATCTACCCCTCCCGGAACTGAGGCCCTCATGTCGATCCCCCTGCGCCGGCCGACCGGGACCGGCACCGTCCTCGCCCTGCTCCTCGCCGTCGCCGGCGTCGTCGCGCTCCCCATCAGCGCCGACGCCGCGACGGTCACCTTCAGCAACACCTCGGCCATCGCGGTCAACGACCCGGCCGGCGTCGGCACCGGTCCGGGGGTGGCCGGCCCCTACCCGTCCCAGATCGCCGTCTCCGGCATGACCGGCACGATCAGCGACGTCAACGTGACCCTGAGCAACGTCACCGACGACTACCCCGACGACCTCGACGTCCTGCTCGTCAGCCCGTCCGGCCAGAAGCTGGTGCTGGTCTCCGACATCGGCAACACCAACGGCGCCGGCATCTCCGACGTGACCGCGGTCTTCGACGACTCGGCCGCCTCCGGCCTCACCCCGAGCAGCGCCTGGGGCGCCTCCGGCGCGACGGTCACGGCCAAGCCGACCAACGCGACCGAGGGCACCACCGACTCCTGGCCCGCCCCCGCACCGGCCGGGCCCTACGCCAACGGGGACGGCGGCCCGGCGGGTGGGCTCAACACCACGTTCGGCGGCACGAGCCCCAACGGGACGTGGAGCCTCTACGTCGTCGACGACCTCTGCTGCGACGCGGCCGGCCAGGTCGCAGGCGGGTGGAGCCTGGCCATCACCACCGCCGACGCCACCGCGACCACCACGACGGTCACCAGCTCGGCGAACCCCTCGACCACGGGCAGCCCCGTCACGTTCACCGCGACGGTGACCAGCACCTCCACGGTCAACGCCGGGACGGTCCAGTTCGCCGGCGACGGCACCAATCTCGGCGGCCCCGTCGCCGTCAACGGGAGCGGGCAGGCGACGTTCGTCACCTCCGCGCTCGGCGAGGGCGCGCACACCATCCGGGCGACGTACTCCGGCACCCCGGTGTGGGGCACGAGCAACGGCTCCCTCACCCAGGTCGTCGACAACGCGACGGTCCAGACGGGCAACACGTTCTGCAACACCGGCTCGATCGCGGTCCCGGGCTCGGGCACCAGCGGGGGTGGTTACCCCTACGCCTCGCACGTCGCCGTGTCCGGCCTCAGCGGGTCGATCAGCAAGGTCACCGCCACGCTGAAGGGCTTGACCCACCCGGTCCCCGACGACGTCGACGCCATGCTGGTCGGTCCCGCGGGCAAGAAGCTCGTCATCGCCTCCGACGTCGGCGGCACCACCGCCGTCAGCGGCGTCAACCTGACCCTGGACGACGCCGCGGCCTCGTCGCTGCCCGACACCGCCCTGCTGTCCTCCGGCACCTATCGGCCCACCGACCAGAACGACGGTGCGGACGCCTTCCCCGCTCCCGCACCCGCCGCGCCACAGCAGGCCGCCCCGGCCGGCACGGCCACCCTCGCCTCCGTGTTCGGCGGCACCGCGCCCAACGGCACCTGGAGCCTGTTCCTGGTCGACGACCAGCTCGGCGACGCCGGTTCCCTGTCCGGCGGCTGGTGCCTCAGCCTCACCACGAGCAGCGACCCGGCCACGACCACCGTCGTCACGTCGTCGGCCGACCCGTCGACCGCGGGCGACGACGTCACCTTCACCGCCCACGTCACCAAGGCCGCGGACTCCTCCGACGTCACGGTGGGGACCGTCACCTTCCGTGACGGCAGCACGACGATCGGCTCGCCGGTCGCACTGGGCCCCACCGGGCGGGCCTCCGTGACCACGTCGGGCCTCGCCGAGGGCAGGCACACGATCACCGCGGAGTACTCCGGGTCGGCCGGAGCCTTCAACCTCAGCAGCGGGTCCCTCACACAGACCGTCGACAGCCCGACGGTCGCGTCGGGTGGGCAGTACTGCAACAACGGCACGATCTCGATCCTCGGCGGAGCCGGTGGCGTGCCGGACCACGCCTCGGTCTATCCGTCCCACATCACCTTGCCGGCGGGCGTCGGGTCGCTGACCGGCCTCGAGGTGACCCTGAAGAACCTCTCCCACACGCACCCGGACGACCTCGACGTGCTGCTCGTCGGCCCGGGCGGGGAGTCGCTGGTCCTGGCCTCCGATGTCGGCTCGACCGCGACGAGCGGCGCCACGCTGGTCCTCGGTGACTCCGCCGCCTCGGCCCTCCCGTCCTCCGGACCGCTGACCAGCGGGAGCTTCCGACCGACCGACAACGGCACCGGTGACGGCTTCGCGGCGCCTGCACCCGCCGGGCCCTACGGCCTCGCCGCTCCCGCCGGGACCGACACGCTGGTGAGCACCTTCGGCGGCACGGACGGCTCCGGCACGTGGAGCCTGTACGTCGTCGACGACACCCTGGGCGACGTCGGCTCGCTCGGCGGGTGGTGCGTCGCCCCCCTGGCCGCCCCGACGTTGCACCTGCCCGCGGACATCACCGTCGACGAGGATCCGAAGGGGTCCGACAGCGCGTCGGTGCCGTTCACGGTGACCGCCGACGGCTACCCGGCCCCCACCGTCTCCTGCACCGAGGCCTCGGTC
This genomic window from Nocardioides marmoribigeumensis contains:
- a CDS encoding phage tail protein, which codes for MSEPFIGMLMLVGFNFAPRGWAFCNGQILSIAQNTALFSLLGTQYGGNGQTTFALPDLRGRVPVHQGQGPGLSPYTIGQVGGQESHVLIVSEMPPHNHLLSSTNAAATTSRPNGAVPAAGGSYSTTPDGGTMNPQAVGLAGNGQPHNIMQPYLTLSWVIALEGIYPSRN
- a CDS encoding Ig-like domain repeat protein; this translates as MSIPLRRPTGTGTVLALLLAVAGVVALPISADAATVTFSNTSAIAVNDPAGVGTGPGVAGPYPSQIAVSGMTGTISDVNVTLSNVTDDYPDDLDVLLVSPSGQKLVLVSDIGNTNGAGISDVTAVFDDSAASGLTPSSAWGASGATVTAKPTNATEGTTDSWPAPAPAGPYANGDGGPAGGLNTTFGGTSPNGTWSLYVVDDLCCDAAGQVAGGWSLAITTADATATTTTVTSSANPSTTGSPVTFTATVTSTSTVNAGTVQFAGDGTNLGGPVAVNGSGQATFVTSALGEGAHTIRATYSGTPVWGTSNGSLTQVVDNATVQTGNTFCNTGSIAVPGSGTSGGGYPYASHVAVSGLSGSISKVTATLKGLTHPVPDDVDAMLVGPAGKKLVIASDVGGTTAVSGVNLTLDDAAASSLPDTALLSSGTYRPTDQNDGADAFPAPAPAAPQQAAPAGTATLASVFGGTAPNGTWSLFLVDDQLGDAGSLSGGWCLSLTTSSDPATTTVVTSSADPSTAGDDVTFTAHVTKAADSSDVTVGTVTFRDGSTTIGSPVALGPTGRASVTTSGLAEGRHTITAEYSGSAGAFNLSSGSLTQTVDSPTVASGGQYCNNGTISILGGAGGVPDHASVYPSHITLPAGVGSLTGLEVTLKNLSHTHPDDLDVLLVGPGGESLVLASDVGSTATSGATLVLGDSAASALPSSGPLTSGSFRPTDNGTGDGFAAPAPAGPYGLAAPAGTDTLVSTFGGTDGSGTWSLYVVDDTLGDVGSLGGWCVAPLAAPTLHLPADITVDEDPKGSDSASVPFTVTADGYPAPTVSCTEASVPVASGDTFAVGTHTIDCSATNSEGTDSGSFTITVDDLPEIHVPPDITVTETAPGAGAAVPFTVTADGTPTPTVVCKDGATTVQSGDTFAAGVHTVECTATNANGTDSASFTITVQSVPVITVPADKSVTESSPGSGAAVTFTVTATGVPTPTVSCLEGATPVSSGDTFAAGVHTIDCTATNSVGSDSDSFTITVRSAPVVQVPPDIAVTEPSPGAGAAVAFTVTATGTPTPTISCLDGTTPVSSGDTFAAGVHTIDCTATNSVDSDSDSFTITVRSVPVIHVPADFSVTESPEGSGTASVPFTVTADGVPAPTVSCAEGATPVSSGVTLAIGSHTIDCTATNSVGADSGSFTVTVEPANQPPTADAGGPYSVAEGASLSLDGTGSSDPDHDALTYSWDVDGDGTYGDATGPTPTLTWTQLEDLGIDDGPDSFTVTVRVSDGHGHTDTSSGAALAVTNTAPTASGPASAAATRGTALTLALSATDPSPVDTAAGFTWTVDWADGTTNASLTHTYASVGVYDVTATATDKDSGTSSTVNVLVTVSGTQVVDDPCGSGRALVVGGTAGADTITVKPGSSSSALVVRIGNGSPQTFTGISRVIVLGQAGNDSLTMDRTLTVPRFLYGGDGNDTLNGGNATGVQVGGAGNDTLRGGNGRDLLLGGTGADSLSGDNG